Proteins encoded in a region of the Sulfurimonas marina genome:
- the rpsP gene encoding 30S ribosomal protein S16, which translates to MTVIRLTRMGRKKRPFYRIAVTDSRKRRDGGWIELIGHYNPMNEEKTLVVDNERLDYWLSVGAKMSDRVKKITGR; encoded by the coding sequence ATGACAGTAATTAGACTTACTCGTATGGGAAGAAAGAAAAGACCATTTTACCGTATCGCGGTAACTGACAGCCGTAAACGTAGAGATGGTGGTTGGATCGAGTTAATTGGACACTACAATCCAATGAACGAAGAGAAAACTCTAGTAGTTGATAACGAAAGATTAGATTACTGGTTAAGCGTTGGTGCTAAAATGAGTGATCGCGTTAAAAAGATTACTGGTAGATAA
- the ffh gene encoding signal recognition particle protein, with translation MFGTLTDSFTSAIKKIRFHDDEKALSKALNELKKSLLKADVNHKVVKELITKVEYRTKDKGIGKDQFLEALRETLTDLLEVGGNKGFVFAPNPPTVILMTGLQGSGKTTTTGKLANYLKNKKKKVLIVAADLQRLAAVEQLRQITTQIEVELYEDEATKNPVEVVKSALEYANSKIYDVVLIDTAGRLAIDDELMEELENVKKVASPDEIFYVADSLTGQDAVRTATTFKEKIGIDGVILSKYDGDSKGGVALGLSSQVEVPLRFIGLGEKMEDLEVFLPERIVNRLMGLGDIEGLAEKTANVIDEKQAKKLTKKIQKGKFNFNDFLEQMESMKKMGSMSSIMGMIPGMGGMSKAIKDFDFDNSSELKNIKAMVSSMTLKEREDPDLLNNSRKQRIANGCGLTVVEVNRMIKQFKNAGKMAKKFSGKNGMKQLQSMMGQMGGPGGLGGIPR, from the coding sequence ATGTTTGGTACTTTAACAGATAGTTTTACAAGCGCAATAAAAAAGATCCGTTTTCATGATGATGAAAAAGCATTATCTAAAGCATTAAACGAGCTGAAAAAAAGTTTACTAAAAGCGGATGTAAATCATAAAGTTGTAAAAGAGTTAATCACTAAAGTTGAATACCGTACAAAAGATAAAGGGATTGGAAAAGATCAGTTCCTTGAAGCACTTCGCGAGACGTTAACAGATCTTCTTGAAGTTGGCGGCAATAAAGGGTTTGTATTTGCACCGAATCCTCCGACAGTAATCTTAATGACTGGTTTACAGGGTTCTGGTAAAACAACAACTACCGGTAAACTTGCAAACTATCTTAAAAATAAAAAGAAAAAAGTTTTAATTGTTGCAGCTGACTTACAGCGTTTAGCAGCGGTTGAGCAGTTACGCCAGATCACAACACAGATCGAAGTTGAACTTTACGAAGATGAAGCGACTAAAAACCCTGTAGAAGTTGTAAAATCAGCATTAGAATATGCAAACTCTAAAATCTACGATGTAGTACTGATAGATACGGCTGGACGTTTAGCTATTGATGACGAGCTTATGGAAGAGCTTGAAAATGTTAAAAAAGTAGCTTCTCCTGATGAGATCTTTTACGTAGCAGATTCTTTAACTGGTCAAGATGCAGTAAGAACGGCAACTACATTTAAAGAGAAGATAGGTATTGACGGTGTTATCCTTTCAAAATACGACGGTGATTCTAAAGGTGGGGTAGCACTTGGACTTTCATCACAAGTAGAAGTACCTCTAAGATTTATCGGTCTTGGTGAGAAAATGGAAGACTTGGAAGTTTTCTTACCTGAACGTATTGTTAACCGTTTAATGGGTCTTGGAGATATTGAAGGACTTGCGGAGAAAACTGCAAATGTTATCGATGAGAAACAAGCAAAAAAATTAACGAAAAAGATCCAAAAAGGGAAGTTTAACTTCAATGACTTTTTAGAGCAGATGGAATCTATGAAAAAAATGGGTTCTATGAGTTCTATCATGGGGATGATTCCAGGTATGGGTGGAATGAGTAAAGCTATCAAAGATTTTGATTTTGATAACTCCTCTGAATTAAAAAATATAAAAGCAATGGTTAGTTCGATGACTCTTAAAGAGAGAGAAGACCCTGACCTGTTAAATAACTCAAGAAAACAAAGAATTGCTAACGGTTGTGGACTTACAGTTGTTGAAGTGAACCGTATGATAAAGCAATTTAAAAATGCCGGGAAAATGGCTAAGAAGTTTTCTGGTAAAAACGGTATGAAACAGCTCCAGTCTATGATGGGACAAATGGGTGGCCCCGGCGGTTTAGGCGGAATACCTAGATAA
- a CDS encoding KH domain-containing protein encodes MIADFVAQFAKLIASHPENVRVEVIEGDEVTEIVLYANQADIGKLIGKSGKMIGAIKTVISGCKAKDGVSYRINVEPIE; translated from the coding sequence ATGATAGCTGATTTTGTCGCACAATTTGCGAAACTTATAGCTTCACATCCTGAAAATGTAAGAGTTGAAGTAATTGAAGGCGACGAAGTAACAGAGATAGTTCTTTATGCAAACCAAGCAGATATCGGTAAACTTATCGGTAAAAGCGGAAAGATGATAGGGGCTATTAAAACTGTTATCTCTGGCTGTAAAGCTAAAGATGGTGTGAGTTACAGAATAAATGTCGAACCAATTGAATAA